The Vibrio agarivorans genome window below encodes:
- a CDS encoding gamma-aminobutyraldehyde dehydrogenase — MKHKIWINGLACEAINGETMDIENPATGEVIDCVPLGGAEDADLAVAAAKEAFDDGRWSKKTPGERSAILYKMADLIEQNIEEFARVESEDTGKPYEFVSLGGDIPFVIDNLRFFAGAARDITGAASGEYAEGYTSMLRREPCGVTAGITPWNYPLLMAIWKIGPALAAGCTSVIKPAPTTPRTTLMLGEIAQQAGLPDGVLNIVCGGAAPGEALSTHPDVAMVSLTGSSLTGKAIMKSAAETLKRVHLELGGKAPLIVCEDADIDMVAEKATIGGFLNSGQDCTAATRILVHESIYDQTVSALIDATNKFKLGDPFDSDTMIGSMVSQVHRDSVARFVERAKAEGATVVAGGEVVARAGYFYPPTLLVDVKQDSEIVQEEVFGPVMTVQPFKTDDEALMMANDVKYGLASSVFTQDIRRAMSFSRDLVFGTVWINDHLPLGSETPHGGFKQSGFGKDLSAEAISDYMVTKHVMVAI, encoded by the coding sequence ATGAAACACAAAATATGGATCAATGGTTTAGCTTGTGAAGCCATCAATGGCGAAACAATGGATATCGAAAACCCGGCAACGGGTGAGGTGATTGATTGCGTACCTTTAGGTGGTGCTGAAGATGCGGATCTAGCGGTAGCGGCGGCAAAAGAAGCTTTTGATGATGGCCGTTGGTCAAAGAAAACGCCTGGTGAGCGATCTGCCATCCTTTATAAAATGGCCGACCTTATCGAGCAAAATATTGAGGAGTTTGCTCGAGTTGAATCTGAAGATACAGGCAAGCCCTACGAGTTTGTGAGTTTGGGTGGTGATATTCCTTTTGTCATTGATAATTTGAGATTTTTTGCAGGCGCGGCAAGAGATATTACTGGTGCAGCCAGTGGTGAATACGCTGAGGGTTACACTTCAATGTTGCGCCGTGAGCCATGTGGTGTAACTGCTGGCATCACACCATGGAACTATCCACTATTAATGGCGATATGGAAGATTGGCCCAGCATTGGCTGCTGGTTGTACTAGTGTGATTAAGCCTGCGCCAACAACACCCCGTACGACATTGATGCTTGGTGAAATTGCTCAACAGGCAGGTTTGCCTGATGGTGTTTTGAATATTGTTTGTGGTGGGGCAGCACCGGGAGAAGCATTGTCTACTCACCCAGATGTCGCGATGGTAAGCCTTACGGGATCAAGTCTCACAGGAAAGGCGATTATGAAATCAGCGGCTGAGACTTTAAAGCGCGTTCATTTGGAGCTAGGAGGTAAAGCTCCACTGATTGTGTGCGAGGATGCGGATATAGATATGGTCGCGGAGAAGGCAACCATTGGTGGCTTTTTAAACTCTGGTCAAGACTGTACAGCGGCTACTCGCATCTTGGTTCACGAGTCAATTTATGATCAAACGGTTTCAGCTCTAATTGATGCGACGAACAAGTTCAAGTTAGGTGACCCATTTGACAGTGATACGATGATTGGCTCTATGGTGTCACAAGTTCATCGTGACTCTGTTGCAAGGTTCGTAGAGCGCGCAAAAGCTGAAGGTGCGACAGTGGTTGCTGGTGGTGAAGTGGTTGCTAGAGCGGGGTATTTCTACCCGCCGACGTTGCTTGTAGATGTAAAACAAGATTCGGAAATCGTTCAAGAGGAGGTGTTTGGGCCAGTGATGACGGTTCAGCCCTTCAAAACGGACGATGAAGCTTTGATGATGGCGAATGACGTCAAATACGGCTTAGCTTCTTCAGTGTTTACTCAAGATATTCGACGTGCGATGAGCTTTTCTCGTGATTTAGTGTTTGGAACAGTGTGGATTAACGATCATTTACCCCTAGGTTCTGAAACGCCACATGGCGGCTTCAAGCAATCGGGTTTTGGTAAGGACTTATCTGCCGAAGCGATTAGTGATTATATGGTTACAAAACATGTCATGGTTGCTATCTAG